Proteins from one Telopea speciosissima isolate NSW1024214 ecotype Mountain lineage chromosome 1, Tspe_v1, whole genome shotgun sequence genomic window:
- the LOC122671811 gene encoding 2-methyl-6-phytyl-1,4-hydroquinone methyltransferase, chloroplastic-like — protein sequence MMASQGRFIQNKKEAYWFYRIISIFYDTIGNPPHYTEEMREEAVETLDLHDRNLIVVDVGGGTGFTTCGVVKQVDAKNVTILDQSPHQLAKAKQKEALKHCTIIEGDAEDLPFPTDYADRYVSAGSIEYWPNPQRGITEAFRVLKPGGKACMIGPVYPTYWLTRFIADLWMLFPEEEEYIEWFKRAGFKDIQLKRIGPKWFRGVRRHGLIIGCCVTGVKSIPGDSPLQQLGGPKAEDMKKKKKKPLIAFGFNLRSLIGTIAAIYYVQITTYMWLKDKIVPKGIPI from the coding sequence atgATGGCTTCTCAGGGGAGGTTTATTCAAAACAAGAAAGAGGCATATTGGTTCTATAGGATCATCTCTATATTCTATGATACCATTGGAAACCCTCCACACTATACCGAAGAAATGAGGGAAGAAGCCGTAGAGACCTTGGACCTCCATGACCGGAACCTGATAGTGGTAGACGTTGGAGGTGGAACTGGGTTCACCACTTGTGGTGTTGTTAAGCAGGTAGATGCCAAGAATGTTACCATTCTCGACCAATCTCCGCACCAACTTGCCAAGGCAAAGCAGAAAGAAGCCTTGAAGCACTGCACCATCATTGAAGGTGATGCTGAAGATCTTCCTTTCCCAACTGATTATGCTGATAGATATGTGTCTGCAGGAAGCATCGAATACTGGCCTAACCCACAGCGTGGTATCACTGAagcatttagggttttgaaaccaGGTGGGAAGGCATGTATGATTGGACCTGTGTATCCAACCTATTGGTTGACTCGTTTCATTGCGGATCTGTGGATGCTGTTCCCTGAGGAGGAAGAGTACATCGAATGGTTCAAAAGAGCTGGATTCAAAGATATTCAACTCAAGAGGATTGGTCCGAAATGGTTCAGAGGGGTCCGTCGGCATGGGCTTATCATTGGATGCTGTGTAACAGGAGTGAAGTCGATACCAGGAGATTCTCCTCTACAACAACTGGGTGGTCCAAAGGCAGAagatatgaagaagaagaagaagaagcctctgATTGCTTTTGGTTTCAATCTACGTTCTCTTATCGGTACTATAGCAGCAATTTACTATGTTCAAATAACTACCTACATGTGGCTCAAAGATAAGATTGTTCCCAAAGGTATTCCTATTTGA